In Prunus dulcis chromosome 1, ALMONDv2, whole genome shotgun sequence, the following are encoded in one genomic region:
- the LOC117615473 gene encoding cAMP-specific 3',5'-cyclic phosphodiesterase 4D-like, which yields MRPKSLQLVLLLFLGVLLVSTSSLGVDHHRSIHEPLPLEAANSFEQESLPVPGGKHLKGPKRKLANQEYRRRPPGYPAPEPRHRPSPPPPAPPPLPILNPPPPPRRGRRPPPPNLYPLLKFSIKQ from the coding sequence ATGCGTCCTAAATCCCTGCAATTAGTGTTGTTGCTATTCCTGGGTGTGTTGCTTGTCAGCACTTCTTCTCTTGGTGTTGATCACCACAGATCAATACACGagccacttcctttggaaGCAGCAAACTCCTTTGAACAAGAGTCTCTGCCAGTGCCAGGTGGCAAACATCTCAAAGGACCAAAGAGAAAGCTTGCAAACCAAGAGTACAGGCGCCGACCACCCGGATATCCGGCTCCAGAACCAAGGCACAggccatcaccaccacctccagCCCCACCTCCCCTGCCAATTCTCAATCCCCCACCGCCCCCAAGACGCGGCCGGAGGCCACCACCCCCAAACCTCTACCCGCTGTTGAAGTTTTCTATAAAACAGTAG
- the LOC117615464 gene encoding glycine-rich protein 23-like, which translates to MRFGGGLLAGGGGGVRFLGGGGGGLRFWGGGGGGMRFGGGLLGGGGGMRFGGGLLGCGGGGVSFLGGGGGGLRFWGGGGGGMRFGGGLLGGGGGGVRFWGGGLRFWGGGGGGMRFGGGILCGGGGGVRFWGGGGGGLRFWGGGGGLRFCGGGGGLFFGGGLGLLFGGGGGLRFGGGGRKFGGGGGGLRFGGGGGLSLGVGGGGGLCFWGGGGLCFWGGGGLCFGGGDIGLLRLPPNGSNSCSREFAASKGGGRL; encoded by the coding sequence aTGAGGTTTGGGGGTGGTCTCCttgctggtggtggtggtggcgtgCGCTTTctgggtggtggtggtggtgggttgagattttggggtggCGGTGGTGGCGGAATGAGGTTTGGGGGTGGTCTccttggtggtggtggcggaaTGAGGTTTGGGGGTGGTCTCcttggttgtggtggtggcggcGTGAGCTTTTTggggggtggtggtggtgggttgagattttggggtggCGGTGGTGGCGGAATGAGGTTTGGGGGTGGTCTccttggtggtggtggcggcggcGTGCGCTTTTGGGGTGGTGGGttgagattttggggtggCGGTGGTGGCGGAATGAGGTTTGGGGGTGGTATCCTTtgtggtggtggcggcggcGTGCGCTTCTgggggggtggtggtggtgggttgagattttggggtggCGGTGGTGGGTTGAGGTTTtgtggcggcggcggcggcctgttttttgggggtggtctcGGGTTGCTCTTtgggggtggtggtgggttaaggtttggtggtggtgggcgTAAGTTTGGGGGCGGTGGTGGTGGGCTGAGGTTtgggggtggtggtgggttGAGTTTAGGTgtaggtggtggtggcggctTGTGTTTTTGGGGCGGAGGTGGCTTGTGTTTTTGGGGCGGAGGTGGCTTGTGCTTCGGGGGCGGTGACATTGGTCTCTTACGTTTGCCACCAAATGGCAGCAACTCTTGTTCAAGGGAGTTTGCTGCTTCCAAAGGAGGAGGACGCTTATAA